The genomic region TCAGCGATTTAATTTCTTACTCAAGATAGACTCAATCCATGTCAAAACACTTTAGGAAAGACAGTTTCAGACTATCTAACACCTAGCCTTCTACTATTCTTTATAAACTTTCTAGCCAAGCTTCATCTCGAACCTCAATACCAAGTTCTTGTGCTTTTTGAAGTTTACTTCCAGCATCTGCTCCTGCAACAACGAGGTCTGTCTTTTTAGAAACACTGCCTGTCACTTTGGCACCCAGACTTTCGAGTTTACTTTTAGCTTCTGAGCGCTTGAGTCGCTCCAATTTTCCAGTCAATACAACGGTCAAGCCTGACAAGGCTGCATCTGCCACTACAGTCTGACCTTTATAGTCCAGATTTACCCCAGCTTCTTTCAATTCTCTTAGGAGAATTTCAGAGCCTTCTGTCGCAAAATAAGTCTGAAGACTCTTGGCAATCACACCACCCAAACTCTCAATACTAGCCACTTCCTCTGGATCTGCCTGAGCCAGATTTTCGATTGAATGAAAATGTTGAAGTAACAGCTGACTGGCCTTGCTTCCGACATGACGAATTCCCAAACCAAATAAGAGCTTCTCGGCAGAATTTTCCTTAGATGCTTGAATAGCTTGATACAGTTTAGAAGCAGACTTTTCCTTAACCCCCTCTAAAAGGAGGAAATCTTCTTCTTGTAATCGGTAAATATCTGCCACATCCTTAACCAGATTAGCAGCAAATAGCTTCTCAACTACTGATGGACCGAGTCCTGTAATATTCATGGCATCTCGAGAAGCAAAGTGAATCAAACCTTCCATAATTTGGGCAGGGCAACGCGGATTGATACAACGGAGGGCCACTTCATCTTCAAAGTGCAACAAGTCAGAGTTACAACTTGGACAGTTTGTAGGGATATCTAGTTTTTCTTCAGAAATCCGTTTGGACTCTACTACACGTAAAACGGCAGGGATAATGTCACCAGCCTTATAGACGATAACCGTATCATCTTTGCGGATATCTTTTTCAGCAATATAATCCACATTATGCAGAGTCGCACGGCTAACAGTTGTACCAGCTAGTTGTACTGGTGTTAGATTGGCTGTTGGGGTTACAACACCCGTACGGCCAACTGTCCAATCAACTGATAAGAGTTGAGCTTCTTTTTCTTCAGCTGGGAACTTGTAGGCCACTGCCCACTTTGGAGCCTTAACGGTAAAACCAAGTTCTTCTTGACTTGCTAGGTCGTTTACCTTGATTACCACTCCATCGATATCATAAGGCAGGTTTTCCCGTTCCTGTCCTACTTCTTGGATAAAATTCCAGATTTCATCTATGTTTTCTGCCAAGATTCGCTTAGGATTAACCACAAAACCTAGTTGTTCAAGGTGCTTCAACACCTTTTCTTGACTGTCACGAGTTGAAAGACTGGCTTCTTGATAGAGGAAGGTAGCAAGATTGCGCTTGGCTACTACTGCCGTATCCAACTGTCGCAGGGTGCCTGCTGCCGCATTACGAGGATTGGCAAATTCAGGCTCTCCATTTTCTTGTCGTGCTTGGTTGACCTGGTCAAAAGAAGCGCGTGGCATATAACATTCCCCACGAACTGTGATATCTAGTTCTTCTGGCAAAGTCAAAGGAATGTCCTTAACACGCTTGAGGTTTTCCGTGATATTCTCCCCAACAGAACCATCTCCACGTGTTGCACCAACAACTAAAATCCCCTTTTCATAAGTAAGCGATATAGACAAGCCATCAATTTTCAGCTCACAAATATAGGTCGGATGAGCCACTTCCTTACGAACACGCGCATCAAAAGCTTCAAGCTCCTCACGTGAAAAAGCATCCTGCAAACTATAAAGAGGATACTGATGACTGTATTTTTCAAAACCATCTAAAACCTTGCCACCAACACGATGGGTCGGACTATCTGCTAACACTTGATCTGGATAGGCAGTTTCTAACTCAACCAACTCACGGTAAAGACGGTCGTACTCACTGTCTGAAACCGAGGGATTATCGCTGGTATAGTACTCAGTCGCATAGCGATTGAGCAAGGCGACCAACTCATTCATTCTTTTATTCATAAAACTATTTTACCATAAATTAAGCCCTTCTCACAAACGAGAAGGGCGGAAAAAACACTTAGATTGGAATTATTTTTGAAGTCCAAGCAAACTTATGTCTCTTTTTCAAAATGAGTTCGTACATAGCCTAGAGCTAAGAAGGATAAGGCGACAACTCCAAGTCCAATAATCAAGAAAGAATAAAGATGGACACTTGGAAGAAAGGTCATCAAACCTTTCGCAAGCGGCATAAAGAGAATTGCCAGTGTAAAAATGGTACTCAATACCCTACCCAAATATTCTCCATCAATCTTGGTCTGTACCTGTGTAAAGAAGTGAATATTAAAAATCGTCATAAAGAGTTCACAAATCAGGTTTCCAGAAAAGGTTAAAATATTGGGCAGAGGCAAACCCATCATGAAAACTCCTACTCCTGTTAAAATCAATAAGAACAAAAGTGTATTCATACTTGATTTAAATTTATTTGCTATCAGTGCTCCTATAATTGAGCCAATCGCACCCATGGTTAAGATAGTCGCATAAGCTCCTTCTACTCCATATAGTTTATTTGAAAAAGGAAGCAAAAACTCAAAAGCCGCAAAAAAGAAATTAACGCTGGAAGCCACTAACAGGAGAAAGAAAATCTCTTTTTGATGCCAGATATAGTGCAAGCCATCTTTGATATCTGCAAAAATATCTTTACCAGTAAAAAGTTTCTTATCTTGAACCATTGGTTCTTCTTTTGGAAGTAAGGCCACTAGAACAAATGCTATAAAAAAAGTCAAAGCATCTAGTAAGAGCGTCAGATGGAGACTTGCAAATTGTAAGACCAGAAAAGAAAGTACAGGAGAACTCACACTGACAACCTGCAAGACCAACTCCAAACGAGAATTGTAGAGGACCAGTTCATCCTTCTCTACCAATTCTGTGATAATGGCCTTATTTGCAGGTCTAGAAAAGGCAAAAGCAATAGCCTGCACAATATTGGCAAAAATCAAAGCGCCAATCATCCAGCTGTCATTCCTTATGAAAGAAATAGCCAGACAAAGAATCCCACAAACAAGGTCTGTCACCATTAAAATCCTACGACGAGAAAAACGGTCTGAAATGACTCCACCAAAAGGATTTACGAGAATAGATGTGACCAGTTCAGAAATCTGATACATTCCTAAAACTGTCTGTCCGATAGTCCCCATGGAAGCCAACCAGACACTATTTCCATAATCATAGAGCATATTCCCTATCTTGTTAACAGCTCCACGGCTAATCAACTGTACGGCATAGCGATTCATAAAAACTCCTCTCAAATTTTGAAACTATTGTATCAAAACTTGGAGGAGTTTCTCATTTTTCCCATATTTGGGAAAATTAATCTTTGACAAATTTCTCGTAGTGTTCCTGATAGTAGGCTACTTGCTCTGGAAGACCTAGCACGTCAAAAATATGCATGGCCTCTTGCATCTGCTTACAGCCTACTTTACACTGTCCCTTTTGATACAAGGCAAAACCTTTTAAATAATGGAAAACATTACGCTCATAAAGTTTAATACCTTTACCAATAATCTTCTCTGTATAAGTCTCAAAATATCTTGCATTGTCAAAAGAAAGATGCTCTAAACAATGCTGGTAACAATTAAGGGCTAAAATCAAGACCAGTTTTCTATGGCGACCAATTTCTTGATAAAATCCCTCCCTCTCCATCACTTCTCTACCAATTCGAGTGACGTAGTCCACATCGTAGAAACTATAGAGGTTTCCAAAAAGAATCAACTCATACATGGTCCATTCTTCTGTTTTGAAGAGATAATCTGCTACCTTATCCAAATCATCCCGCTCCATATGATAACTCGAATCTCTTTGACAAATCAGACCTTGTAGCAAAATCCAGTTCAGCTCAAAATAAAGGGGATTCGTCGAACTCTTAGCCTTTTCAAGTTGTTCTCTTTGAAGCTTTTGAAAACCTGCAATATCATTTGAGTAGTAAAGGGGTACAATTTGTCCCATCATGGCAACATGTTCATGATTATGAAAATTCCTTGCCTTGTCCATGAAATTTTCGATTGTAACATGAATGTTATCCAAAATCTCAAAGAAACGAGAAACTGCTAGGTCAGACTCCCCAAGCTCAAAGCGAGATAACTGGGAAGTTGAACAGGACTCCCCTGCCGCCTCCTTTAAAGAATAATTTCCACTTGTTCGAAATTCACGAAATACCTTTCCAAGATGTTCCATTTTACACCTGCTCCGATAATTCTTCCCATTCAAGCATCGCTTCTTCCTGACGGTGGCTAATTTTGTCCAGTTCAGCCTGTAATTCCATCAGTTTGTCGGCATCGTTGGTTTCCAACATTTGTTCAGAAATGGCCTGGCTTTGACTTTCTAGCTCTTCAATTTCAGCTTCTAGACTTTCGATTTGTCGCATGAGTTTGCGAACTTCTTTTTGACTTTCTTTCTGAGCTTGATAGTCATTAACTGGACTTGCTTCTTTTGCTTGATTAGTAGTTGAAATTTCCTCAGTTTGAATCATTTCTACTTCTGCTTTCTTCTCGACATAGTAGTCGTAATCTCCAAGATAGAGAGTTGATCCATTCTCAGACAATTCCAGTACATGAGTTGCCACACGATTGATAAAGTAACGGTCGTGACTGACGAATAGAAGAGTTCCATCAAAGTCAATCAAGGCATTTTCCAACACTTCCTTGCTATCAATATCCAAGTGGTTGGTTGGCTCATCCAGAATCAAGAAGTTGTTGTTTTCCATGGAAAGTTTAGCCAGAAGTAAACGGGCTTTCTCGCCACCAGACAGCATGCCGACTGATTTTTTAACATCATCTCCTGAGAAAAGGAAGGCACCTAGACGGTTACGAATTTCAACTTCTGGTGTCAGTTTAAAATCATTCCAGAGTTCATCCAGTACAGTATTACTTGGTGTCAGCTTGCTTTGGGTTTGGTCATAGTAACCAACCTCAACATTGGCGCCAAAGCGCTTCTCACCCTTGATAAAAGGAATCTGGTCCACAATAGACTTGATAAAGGTTGACTTGCCAATACCATTTGGTCCAACAATAGCAACAGCATTCATCTTACGAAGGTCTAGGTTGATAGGATCTGACAATATTTCCCCATCATAGCCAATAGCTGCATTCTCAACAGTCAAAACAACATTGCCCGACGTTTTTTCAGACTGGAAGGTCATGTTGGCTGATTTCTTGCCAGCTTCAGGTTTGTCCAAACGCTCCATTTTTTCCAGTTGTTTGCGTCGAGATTGGGCTCGTTTGGTCGTCGAAGCACGTACTAGATTGCGATTGACAAAGTCTTCCAGAGCAGCGATTTCCTTTTGTTGCTTTTCATAGTTTTTTGCCTCAGTAGCTAGCTTTTGCTCCTTTAACTCAACAAAACGAGAGTAGTTGCCCACATAGCGATCCAAGGAATGCTTGGTCAAATCCAGCGTAATTGTCGCAACCTTGTCTAAGAAGTAACGGTCGTGGCTGACAATAATAAGGGCGCCGCTATAGTTTACCAAGTAATTCTCTAGCCAGGCAATGGTTTCAATATCCAAGTGGTTGGTTGGCTCGTCCAAGACCAAGAGATTGGGCTTTTCAAGGAGCATTTTAGCCAGTGCCAGACGAGTATTTTGACCACCCGAAAGCTCGGCAATTTTCATCTGCCACATAGACTCGTCAAACTTAAATCCATTTAAAATCGCTCGTATATCAGCTTCATAGGTAAAGCCACCTGCTTGGCGAAAATTCTCAGATAAGCGGTCGTAATCTGACATCAGTTTATCCAAATCAGCACCAGACTTTTCTCCCATCTCTAGCTCCATCTGACGAAGTTGTTTCTCCGTCCGACGCAAATCATCAAAGACATGAAGCATCTCATCGTAGATGGTATTTTCAGACTCAAAACGGCTATCTTGGGCTAGGTAAGACAGAGAAATATCTTTTTTCTTATTGATTTCTCCACTAGTTGGCTCCTCTTCTCCAACCAAAATCTTCAAAAGAGTAGACTTACCTGCACCATTTTTCCCAACAAGGGCTATCCGATCTCGTTCATCAACCTGCAGGTTTATATTATCAAAAAGAACCTCTCCTGCAAAAGAACGTTCAATTTTATTAGCTTGTAAAATAATCATAAGAGTAGTATAGCATGTTTCCCTAAGGCATTCAAGACTTGATAAACAGGCATATGTCACTACTTTTCTGAAAATTATGCTACCGTTTTACTAAAACGCTAAAAAGTGCTATAATGTGAACGGTTAAAACAATTTACAAAAAGGAGAATTTCAATGTCTTACCAAGAAAATTACCAGAAATGGGTTGATTTTGCGGAGCTTCCTGATTACCTTCGTCAAGATTTGGAAAATATGGACGAAAAAACTAAGGAAGATGCCTTCTATACAAATCTTGAATTTGGTACTGCAGGTATGCGTGGCTTGATTGGTGCTGGTACAAACCGCATCAACATCTACGTTGTGCGTCAAGCTACTGAAGGATTGGCTCGTTTGATTGAGTCTAAAGGTGGAAACGAAAAAGAACGCGGTGTCGCAATTGCCTACGATAGCCGTCACTTCTCACCTGAGTTTGCCTTTGAATCTGCGGCAGTTCTTGCTAAACACGGCATCAAATCTTACGTATTTGAAAGCCTTCGTCCAACTCCAGAACTATCATTTGCAGTTCGTCACCTCAACTGTTTTGCGGGTATCATGGTCACAGCCAGTCATAACCCTGCACCATTTAACGGATACAAGGTTTACGGTGAAGACGGTGGACAAATGCCTCCACACGACGCAGACGCTTTGACTACATATATCCGTGCAATCGAAAATCCATTTGCTGTAGAAGTTGCTGATGTGGAAGCTGAAAAAGCTTCTGGCTTGATTGAAGTTATCGGCGAAGCTGTCGATGTTGAATACCTCAAAGAAGTTAAGGACGTAAACATCAACCCAGCCTTGATTGAAGAATTTGGTAAAGACATGAAAATTGTCTACACACCACTTCATGGTACTGGTGAAATGTTGGCTCGTCGCGCTCTTGCCCAAGCAGGATTTGACTCTGTTCAAGTCGTTGAAGCGCAAGCAACTGCCGATCCTGACTTCTCAACTGTAAAATCTCCAAACCCAGAAAGCCAAGCAGCCTTTGCCCTTGCTGAAGAACTTGGTCGTCAAGTTGGTGCAGATGTTCTTGTGGCAACTGACCCAGACGCTGACCGTGTTGGTGTTGAAGTTCTTCAAAAAGATGGTAGCTACCTCAACCTTTCAGGTAACCAAATCGGTGCTATCATGGCTAAATACATCTTGGAAGCCCACAAAAACGCTGGAACTCTTCCAGAAAACGCAGCCCTCTGCAAATCTATCGTATCAACTGACTTGGTAACGAAGATTGCTGAAAGCTACGGCGCAACCATGTTCAACGTTTTGACAGGTTTCAAATTTATCGCTGAAAAAATCCAAGAATTCGAAGAAAAACACAATCACACATACATGATGGGATTTGAAGAAAGCTTCGGTTACTTGATTAAACCTTTCGTACGTGATAAAGACGCTATTCAAGCCGTTCTTGTCGTTGCTGAACTTGCTGCCTACTACCGTTCTCGTGGTTTGACACTTGCTGACGGTATCGAAGAAATCTACAAAGAATACGGCTACTACGCAGAAAAAACTATCTCTGTTACCCTTTCAGGTGTTGATGGTGCTGAACAAATCAAAGCGATTATGGCTAAATTCCGTAACAACGCTCCAAAAGAATGGAATGCAACAGCTATCACTGTAGTAGAAGACTTCAAGGCTCAAACTGCCACTGCTGCTGACGGTACTGTTACAAATTTGACAACTCCTCCAAGTGATGTTTTGAAATACACACTTGCTGACGGTTCATGGATTGCTGTTCGCCCTTCAGGTACAGAACCAAAAATCAAGTTCTACATTGCAGTTGTAGGTGAAACCAACGAAGAATCACAAGCTAAAATCGCTAACATCGAAGCAGAAATCAATGCTTTTGTAAAATAAAGCCCTATAAAAGATGAGACCAACCAATCTCATCTTTTTTTCGTATCAAATCTAAGCAATTTTAGAAACTTTATGGCATACTAGACTTATCAATGAAAGCGAGGTAATCTCATGGAACAATTTTTAGATAATATCAAAGACCTTGAAGTCACTACAGTAGCGCGTGCGGAAGAAGCTCTTGATAAAAAAGAAACTGCAACCTTCTTTATCGGTCGCAAAACTTGCCCTTACTGCCGTAAATTTGCTGGTACCTTGGCAGGTGTCGTAGCTGACACTAAAGCTCACATCTACTTCATCAACAGTGAAGAACCAAGCCAACTCAATGAGTTGCAAGCATTCCGCTCACGCTACGGAATCCCAACTGTACCAGGATTTGTTCACATTGCGGATGGACAAATCAATGTCCGTTGCGACTCTTCAATGTCAGCACAAGAAATCAAAGATTTCGCTGGATTGTAAAAAAGCCACTCATCGAGTGGTTTTTAAATGGTCAAAATTACGTTTTTTCAAGCAAATCTTGTATCATCCGATGCAGTTCTTCGATTTTCTCAGATTGTTTCTCTATTAATATTCTTTGGCCCGATAATTCGTCTTGGAGTTTATCAAGTTTTATCTGTTCATCTGGATTATCTTTTACAAAAAAGTTCGTCAAGGCACTTGTTAACATTCCTATTGTACTAATCCCTACCAACATTAATAAAAAAGCTAGCCATTTCCCAAAAAGGGAAACTGGAACAATATCACCATAACCAACAGTGGTTACTGTCACAAGAGCCCACCAAAGACTATCTGAGAAAGATTTTTCTTCAACTACAGATAAAATTGAACTTCCTACTAGAACAATAAAAATATTAACATACAAGATATAAATCAGGCCATTTGTCCGTAAGAATCTACTAATTTTTCTTTCTAATTTACCTGTAAGTCCAATTATTCTAAGTAAACGAGTCAGTTTCAGTAATTTTGTCAGCCTTGCTAAGCGGAAGATACGCCCTAATCGCAATACTGTAAAAATAGCATTTAAAGGAAGGATAGCTAACAAGTCAAAGATATTTTCAAGTATAAACCTCCATTTTGCTTTACTTGAAAAGAACCGCCAACTATAATCTACCACAAACACAAACCAAAGTAGCAAGTCAATAATACTGTATGGAGGACTGTCTAAATCAATCATCTCAGCAAATCCAAGTAATACCAGAATATACTCAACTTTAATTCAATAAATATCTCTCCGATGACCAACTTCTAAAGTAGCAATGACTAATTCATCATCTACAATTTGTACGATAACTCGATAATTACCAATTCTATAGCGCCATTGACCAACGCGATTACCAACCAAAGCCTTTCCGTGTCGTCTTGGGTCTTCCAAAACATTGGTTTGTAAATAGTTTGTAATTATCTTCTGCGTATAACGATCCAATTTTTTCAATTGCTTGATGAAACGTCTTGTTGGAACTAATTTATACAAATTATTCATCCTCCAAGCCTAAATCATGCATCATTTCTTCCCAAGTAATGGGTTCAACTCCTTTTTCCAAGTCTTCTAAATACTCTTGATAGGCTAAATCTGCCACACGAGCATCGTATTCATCTTCTAGAGCTTCAAGAGTTTTGGTGCGGATAAGTTCCGACAGGGAAACCCCTTCAAACTTAGCCATTGCTTTCATAAATGTTTTATCAGCTTCAGAAACTTTTAATGTAATAGTAGTCATCTTTTGCACTCCCTTTTTTAATAGTAACACCATTGTATTACTTTTTAGGTGTTCAGTCAATATAAAAAGAACACCTTCTTAGCGTTCTTTCTATATATCTGTCAATGGTGTTGCGGTATCTGGTGAGGTATCATATACCTTAAAGTCTATCCCAACTCCAAGATCAGCTTGAGCCAACTGATTTACCATGGTCATATGAGCCAGTTCCTTGATATTGTTC from Streptococcus mitis NCTC 12261 harbors:
- the ligA gene encoding NAD-dependent DNA ligase LigA, which encodes MNKRMNELVALLNRYATEYYTSDNPSVSDSEYDRLYRELVELETAYPDQVLADSPTHRVGGKVLDGFEKYSHQYPLYSLQDAFSREELEAFDARVRKEVAHPTYICELKIDGLSISLTYEKGILVVGATRGDGSVGENITENLKRVKDIPLTLPEELDITVRGECYMPRASFDQVNQARQENGEPEFANPRNAAAGTLRQLDTAVVAKRNLATFLYQEASLSTRDSQEKVLKHLEQLGFVVNPKRILAENIDEIWNFIQEVGQERENLPYDIDGVVIKVNDLASQEELGFTVKAPKWAVAYKFPAEEKEAQLLSVDWTVGRTGVVTPTANLTPVQLAGTTVSRATLHNVDYIAEKDIRKDDTVIVYKAGDIIPAVLRVVESKRISEEKLDIPTNCPSCNSDLLHFEDEVALRCINPRCPAQIMEGLIHFASRDAMNITGLGPSVVEKLFAANLVKDVADIYRLQEEDFLLLEGVKEKSASKLYQAIQASKENSAEKLLFGLGIRHVGSKASQLLLQHFHSIENLAQADPEEVASIESLGGVIAKSLQTYFATEGSEILLRELKEAGVNLDYKGQTVVADAALSGLTVVLTGKLERLKRSEAKSKLESLGAKVTGSVSKKTDLVVAGADAGSKLQKAQELGIEVRDEAWLESL
- a CDS encoding MFS transporter, with the protein product MNRYAVQLISRGAVNKIGNMLYDYGNSVWLASMGTIGQTVLGMYQISELVTSILVNPFGGVISDRFSRRRILMVTDLVCGILCLAISFIRNDSWMIGALIFANIVQAIAFAFSRPANKAIITELVEKDELVLYNSRLELVLQVVSVSSPVLSFLVLQFASLHLTLLLDALTFFIAFVLVALLPKEEPMVQDKKLFTGKDIFADIKDGLHYIWHQKEIFFLLLVASSVNFFFAAFEFLLPFSNKLYGVEGAYATILTMGAIGSIIGALIANKFKSSMNTLLFLLILTGVGVFMMGLPLPNILTFSGNLICELFMTIFNIHFFTQVQTKIDGEYLGRVLSTIFTLAILFMPLAKGLMTFLPSVHLYSFLIIGLGVVALSFLALGYVRTHFEKET
- a CDS encoding XRE/MutR family transcriptional regulator, whose product is MEHLGKVFREFRTSGNYSLKEAAGESCSTSQLSRFELGESDLAVSRFFEILDNIHVTIENFMDKARNFHNHEHVAMMGQIVPLYYSNDIAGFQKLQREQLEKAKSSTNPLYFELNWILLQGLICQRDSSYHMERDDLDKVADYLFKTEEWTMYELILFGNLYSFYDVDYVTRIGREVMEREGFYQEIGRHRKLVLILALNCYQHCLEHLSFDNARYFETYTEKIIGKGIKLYERNVFHYLKGFALYQKGQCKVGCKQMQEAMHIFDVLGLPEQVAYYQEHYEKFVKD
- a CDS encoding ATP-binding cassette domain-containing protein; this translates as MIILQANKIERSFAGEVLFDNINLQVDERDRIALVGKNGAGKSTLLKILVGEEEPTSGEINKKKDISLSYLAQDSRFESENTIYDEMLHVFDDLRRTEKQLRQMELEMGEKSGADLDKLMSDYDRLSENFRQAGGFTYEADIRAILNGFKFDESMWQMKIAELSGGQNTRLALAKMLLEKPNLLVLDEPTNHLDIETIAWLENYLVNYSGALIIVSHDRYFLDKVATITLDLTKHSLDRYVGNYSRFVELKEQKLATEAKNYEKQQKEIAALEDFVNRNLVRASTTKRAQSRRKQLEKMERLDKPEAGKKSANMTFQSEKTSGNVVLTVENAAIGYDGEILSDPINLDLRKMNAVAIVGPNGIGKSTFIKSIVDQIPFIKGEKRFGANVEVGYYDQTQSKLTPSNTVLDELWNDFKLTPEVEIRNRLGAFLFSGDDVKKSVGMLSGGEKARLLLAKLSMENNNFLILDEPTNHLDIDSKEVLENALIDFDGTLLFVSHDRYFINRVATHVLELSENGSTLYLGDYDYYVEKKAEVEMIQTEEISTTNQAKEASPVNDYQAQKESQKEVRKLMRQIESLEAEIEELESQSQAISEQMLETNDADKLMELQAELDKISHRQEEAMLEWEELSEQV
- a CDS encoding phospho-sugar mutase, which translates into the protein MSYQENYQKWVDFAELPDYLRQDLENMDEKTKEDAFYTNLEFGTAGMRGLIGAGTNRINIYVVRQATEGLARLIESKGGNEKERGVAIAYDSRHFSPEFAFESAAVLAKHGIKSYVFESLRPTPELSFAVRHLNCFAGIMVTASHNPAPFNGYKVYGEDGGQMPPHDADALTTYIRAIENPFAVEVADVEAEKASGLIEVIGEAVDVEYLKEVKDVNINPALIEEFGKDMKIVYTPLHGTGEMLARRALAQAGFDSVQVVEAQATADPDFSTVKSPNPESQAAFALAEELGRQVGADVLVATDPDADRVGVEVLQKDGSYLNLSGNQIGAIMAKYILEAHKNAGTLPENAALCKSIVSTDLVTKIAESYGATMFNVLTGFKFIAEKIQEFEEKHNHTYMMGFEESFGYLIKPFVRDKDAIQAVLVVAELAAYYRSRGLTLADGIEEIYKEYGYYAEKTISVTLSGVDGAEQIKAIMAKFRNNAPKEWNATAITVVEDFKAQTATAADGTVTNLTTPPSDVLKYTLADGSWIAVRPSGTEPKIKFYIAVVGETNEESQAKIANIEAEINAFVK
- a CDS encoding thiol reductase thioredoxin, which encodes MEQFLDNIKDLEVTTVARAEEALDKKETATFFIGRKTCPYCRKFAGTLAGVVADTKAHIYFINSEEPSQLNELQAFRSRYGIPTVPGFVHIADGQINVRCDSSMSAQEIKDFAGL
- a CDS encoding potassium channel family protein encodes the protein MIDLDSPPYSIIDLLLWFVFVVDYSWRFFSSKAKWRFILENIFDLLAILPLNAIFTVLRLGRIFRLARLTKLLKLTRLLRIIGLTGKLERKISRFLRTNGLIYILYVNIFIVLVGSSILSVVEEKSFSDSLWWALVTVTTVGYGDIVPVSLFGKWLAFLLMLVGISTIGMLTSALTNFFVKDNPDEQIKLDKLQDELSGQRILIEKQSEKIEELHRMIQDLLEKT
- a CDS encoding type II toxin-antitoxin system RelE family toxin codes for the protein MYKLVPTRRFIKQLKKLDRYTQKIITNYLQTNVLEDPRRHGKALVGNRVGQWRYRIGNYRVIVQIVDDELVIATLEVGHRRDIY
- the relB gene encoding type II toxin-antitoxin system RelB family antitoxin encodes the protein MTTITLKVSEADKTFMKAMAKFEGVSLSELIRTKTLEALEDEYDARVADLAYQEYLEDLEKGVEPITWEEMMHDLGLEDE